One Methylosinus sp. LW4 genomic region harbors:
- a CDS encoding DUF938 domain-containing protein: MSNVTAEAVVVPADRPPIDPYPLSPYVAWAGNRNRDPILDVFKEIFPKSGNVLELASGAGNHINYFAPHFKELFLQPSDYDSDVFETIKAKRAEAGNANVADPLKIDLTKSETWPDPKDRLYDVIFVVNLFQVAPVSIADGIAQLAAKLLTKDGFVAIYGPFKVEGGYTTASNEAFDKEILAAQVSEWGLKDVRDLEKAAAPHGIALKKILDLPANNFILIFGRA, from the coding sequence ATGTCGAACGTCACCGCAGAGGCCGTCGTCGTTCCCGCCGACCGTCCGCCGATCGATCCCTATCCGCTCAGCCCCTATGTCGCCTGGGCGGGAAATCGCAATCGCGACCCGATCCTCGACGTGTTCAAGGAGATTTTTCCAAAGAGCGGCAATGTGCTCGAGCTGGCCAGCGGCGCGGGCAATCACATCAATTATTTCGCGCCGCACTTCAAGGAGCTGTTCCTGCAGCCCTCCGATTACGACTCGGATGTCTTCGAGACGATCAAGGCCAAGCGCGCGGAAGCGGGAAACGCAAATGTCGCCGATCCGCTGAAGATCGATCTCACCAAATCCGAGACCTGGCCCGATCCGAAAGATCGGCTCTATGACGTGATCTTCGTCGTCAATCTGTTCCAGGTCGCGCCCGTCTCCATAGCGGACGGCATTGCGCAGCTCGCGGCGAAGCTGCTGACCAAGGACGGATTCGTCGCCATTTATGGCCCGTTCAAGGTGGAGGGCGGATATACGACCGCCTCCAATGAAGCCTTCGACAAGGAAATCCTCGCCGCCCAGGTCTCCGAATGGGGGCTGAAGGACGTGCGGGACCTCGAGAAGGCGGCGGCGCCGCATGGAATCGCGCTGAAGAAGATCCTCGATCTTCCGGCCAATAATTTCATCCTGATCTTCGGCCGCGCCTGA
- a CDS encoding YbhB/YbcL family Raf kinase inhibitor-like protein, with amino-acid sequence MTRNLLDFHILLAPAEAAGGGFSLSSPDIAEGATIDRKFVFDDFGGTGDNVSPQLNWSEPPAGTKSFALFCHDPDAPTGGAGFWHWLVVDIPASARALAQGAGAAGGAGLPAGAKPIRNDYGFSHWGGPCPPVGDPPHRYVFTVYALSVEKVEAPEGATASLVGFIVNQNVLAKASLTGLYGR; translated from the coding sequence ATGACGCGCAATCTCCTCGATTTCCACATTCTCCTCGCGCCGGCGGAGGCCGCGGGCGGCGGCTTCTCGCTGTCCAGCCCGGATATCGCCGAGGGCGCGACCATCGATCGCAAATTCGTTTTCGACGATTTCGGCGGGACAGGCGACAATGTCTCGCCGCAGCTGAATTGGAGCGAGCCGCCGGCCGGAACCAAGAGCTTCGCGCTCTTCTGCCACGACCCGGACGCGCCGACCGGCGGCGCCGGCTTCTGGCATTGGCTCGTCGTCGATATTCCCGCCTCGGCGCGCGCGCTGGCGCAAGGCGCCGGAGCGGCGGGCGGCGCCGGCCTGCCCGCGGGCGCGAAGCCCATTCGCAATGATTACGGCTTCTCGCATTGGGGCGGTCCTTGCCCGCCGGTCGGCGATCCGCCGCATCGCTATGTCTTCACTGTCTATGCGCTGAGTGTCGAGAAAGTGGAGGCGCCGGAGGGCGCGACGGCCTCGCTCGTCGGCTTCATCGTCAATCAGAACGTCCTCGCCAAGGCGAGCCTCACCGGCCTTTACGGCCGCTGA
- a CDS encoding MFS transporter codes for MNKPAAGFSRADLTRGEMLQIMIGLGLAMLLSALDQTIVATALPTIGQDLGDFEHLPWIVTAYLVAATALTPLYGKLADIHGVRVMLLIGIFTFVLGSVACAVSPNLTWLAIARAAQGAGGGALIALAQTIIADLVSLRERGRALAYFSIVFAGASVGGPILGGVFAEYLHWSLIFWINLPLGLAAFFMTYFKLARLPLRRHPHRVDIGGATLLIIASVASLLALSWGGVRYPWGSPPILALIATALAGWAIFAWRTKTAEEPLIPLAVLADDVIRNAILAGGFGLGTFVALTMYMPLYFEGALRLSADQSGLALIPLTVATVTGAATSGRLLSRLRHYKAPPLAALALAFVALLIARQFLADLPLAALDALLAIVGFGVGAMLPVTTVCVQSAAPGHNLGTATAVMQFSRQLGSALIVAMIGAIVIGAGHGALIAEAGAGVEALRETFRTAFLVGAIFIALCFFFLARMEERDLHRER; via the coding sequence GTGAACAAGCCCGCCGCCGGCTTCTCGCGCGCCGACCTGACCAGAGGCGAGATGCTGCAGATCATGATCGGGCTCGGCCTCGCCATGCTGCTCTCGGCGCTGGACCAGACCATCGTCGCCACCGCTCTGCCGACGATCGGCCAGGATCTCGGCGATTTCGAGCATCTGCCCTGGATCGTCACCGCCTATCTCGTCGCCGCCACCGCGCTGACGCCGCTCTACGGCAAGCTCGCCGACATCCATGGCGTGCGCGTGATGCTGCTGATCGGCATTTTCACCTTCGTGCTCGGCTCGGTCGCCTGCGCCGTCTCGCCCAATCTCACTTGGCTCGCCATTGCGCGCGCGGCGCAGGGCGCGGGCGGCGGCGCGCTCATCGCGCTGGCGCAGACGATCATCGCCGATCTCGTCAGCCTGCGCGAGCGCGGCCGGGCGCTCGCCTATTTCTCGATCGTCTTCGCCGGCGCCAGCGTCGGCGGCCCGATCCTCGGCGGCGTCTTCGCCGAATATCTGCATTGGTCGCTGATCTTCTGGATCAATCTGCCGCTCGGCCTCGCGGCTTTCTTCATGACCTATTTCAAGCTGGCGCGGCTGCCGCTGCGCCGCCATCCGCATCGCGTCGATATCGGCGGCGCGACGCTGCTCATCATCGCCTCCGTCGCCTCGCTGCTCGCGCTCTCCTGGGGCGGCGTGCGCTATCCCTGGGGCTCGCCCCCCATTCTCGCGCTGATCGCCACGGCGCTCGCCGGCTGGGCGATCTTCGCCTGGCGCACCAAGACGGCCGAGGAGCCTTTGATCCCGCTCGCCGTGCTGGCCGATGACGTCATTCGCAACGCCATTCTCGCGGGCGGCTTCGGCCTCGGAACCTTCGTCGCGCTGACGATGTACATGCCCCTATATTTCGAGGGCGCGCTGCGCCTCTCCGCCGACCAGTCCGGCCTCGCGCTGATCCCGCTCACCGTGGCGACAGTGACCGGCGCCGCCACCTCGGGACGGCTGCTCAGCCGTCTGCGCCATTACAAGGCGCCGCCGCTGGCGGCTCTCGCGCTCGCTTTCGTCGCCCTGCTCATTGCCCGGCAATTTCTCGCCGATCTGCCGCTCGCCGCGCTGGATGCGCTGCTGGCGATCGTCGGCTTCGGCGTCGGAGCCATGCTGCCGGTGACGACCGTCTGCGTGCAGAGCGCGGCGCCGGGGCATAATCTCGGCACGGCGACGGCGGTGATGCAATTCTCGCGTCAGCTGGGGTCGGCGCTGATCGTGGCGATGATCGGCGCCATCGTCATCGGCGCCGGCCATGGCGCGCTCATCGCCGAAGCCGGCGCCGGCGTGGAAGCGCTGCGCGAGACCTTCCGCACGGCGTTTCTGGTGGGCGCGATATTCATCGCTCTGTGCTTCTTCTTCCTGGCGCGAATGGAAGAGAGAGATTTGCACCGGGAGAGGTAG
- a CDS encoding alkaline phosphatase family protein, with translation MNIRLLLKSACLATTALTATSIVIAAKAESTRTPIKHVIIVVGENRTFDNLFGGYRPAAGQSVDNLLSKGIIKADGTPGPNFSKAAQNIGSDLYHYEVVTPSTGAYATLPQPYTTYAAGVPQGVPDARFPADLPNGPYQISKYVSYASYTGDPVHRFFQMWQEWDGGKLDKFVWVEKTIGTGSNGNSPAGFDPKEGAISMGFFNMNAYTDANGAAQTGDAPYFKSLADSYAISDNYHQAVMGGTGANFQAIVTGHAAFYTDPARLDGSPATPPVNQIENPDPVSGTNNYYTQDGYSGGSYVNCHDLSQPGVAAVDQQLRSHGTYERKCAPGHYYLVNNYNMYWNQTPSATRTLGATNFTLPPQKASTIVDVLNAHNVSWKYYSADRGDDATVFANSVDGVNFPVTGGAPFHSYCGICDPLTGYLQVMTTSEYAKLQNYGAFLKDLTDSTLPAVSFVRPFEAFAAHPADSTSNLYEQFLKTLIARVQNSSAWDSTAIFITTDEGGGYYDSGYIQPVDFFGDGTRIPLIVVSPYAKKGYVDHTYYDHVSLLKFIERNWKLPTVSHLSRDNLPNPIPSRENPYIPANRPAIGDLVDLFVFADRDHDDDHDHDHGHHGRDR, from the coding sequence ATGAACATACGCCTGCTTTTGAAGAGCGCCTGTCTCGCGACGACAGCGCTCACCGCGACGTCGATCGTGATCGCCGCCAAGGCCGAGTCCACACGGACGCCGATCAAGCATGTCATCATCGTCGTCGGCGAGAACCGCACCTTCGACAATCTCTTCGGCGGCTATCGTCCCGCCGCCGGCCAGAGCGTCGACAATCTGCTGAGCAAGGGCATCATCAAGGCCGACGGAACGCCCGGTCCGAATTTCTCCAAGGCGGCGCAGAACATCGGCTCCGATCTCTATCATTATGAGGTCGTGACGCCGTCGACCGGCGCCTACGCCACCCTGCCGCAGCCCTACACCACTTACGCCGCCGGCGTTCCGCAGGGCGTGCCGGATGCGCGCTTCCCCGCCGATCTGCCCAATGGTCCTTATCAGATCAGCAAATATGTCTCTTACGCCTCCTATACTGGCGACCCCGTGCATCGCTTCTTCCAGATGTGGCAGGAGTGGGACGGCGGCAAGCTCGACAAATTCGTCTGGGTCGAGAAGACCATCGGCACCGGCTCCAACGGCAATTCGCCGGCCGGCTTCGATCCCAAGGAGGGCGCGATCTCCATGGGCTTCTTCAACATGAACGCCTATACGGATGCGAATGGCGCCGCGCAGACCGGCGACGCGCCCTATTTCAAATCGCTCGCCGATTCTTACGCGATCAGCGACAATTACCATCAGGCGGTGATGGGCGGCACGGGCGCCAATTTCCAGGCGATCGTCACCGGCCATGCGGCTTTCTACACCGATCCCGCGCGTCTCGACGGCTCGCCCGCGACGCCGCCCGTCAATCAGATCGAAAATCCCGATCCGGTCAGCGGCACGAATAATTACTACACGCAGGACGGCTACAGCGGCGGCTCCTATGTGAACTGCCATGATCTGTCGCAGCCGGGCGTCGCCGCCGTCGATCAGCAGCTGCGCAGCCACGGAACCTATGAGCGCAAATGCGCGCCGGGGCATTACTACCTCGTCAACAACTACAACATGTATTGGAACCAGACGCCTTCCGCGACGCGCACGCTCGGCGCGACGAACTTCACCCTGCCGCCGCAGAAGGCCTCGACCATCGTCGATGTGCTGAACGCGCATAATGTGTCGTGGAAATATTACAGCGCCGATCGCGGCGACGACGCCACCGTCTTCGCCAATTCGGTCGATGGCGTGAATTTCCCCGTCACTGGCGGCGCGCCCTTCCACTCCTATTGCGGCATTTGCGATCCGCTCACCGGCTATCTGCAGGTGATGACGACGAGCGAATACGCCAAGCTGCAGAACTATGGCGCCTTCCTGAAGGATTTGACCGACAGCACGCTGCCGGCCGTCTCCTTCGTGCGTCCCTTCGAGGCCTTCGCCGCGCATCCGGCCGATTCGACCAGCAATCTCTATGAGCAATTCCTGAAGACGCTGATCGCGCGCGTGCAGAACTCCTCCGCCTGGGATTCGACGGCGATCTTCATCACCACGGATGAAGGCGGCGGCTATTACGACTCGGGCTATATTCAGCCGGTGGACTTCTTCGGCGACGGCACGCGCATACCGCTCATCGTGGTCTCGCCCTACGCCAAGAAGGGCTATGTCGACCACACCTATTACGACCATGTCTCGCTGCTGAAATTCATCGAGCGGAACTGGAAGCTGCCGACGGTCTCGCATCTCAGCCGCGACAATCTGCCGAACCCGATTCCCTCGCGCGAGAATCCCTATATTCCCGCCAATCGGCCGGCGATCGGCGATCTCGTCGATCTCTTCGTCTTCGCCGATCGCGATCACGACGACGATCACGATCATGATCACGGCCATCACGGCCGCGATCGCTGA
- the cbiB gene encoding adenosylcobinamide-phosphate synthase CbiB, translating to MLAALADNLALAALGLSIEAAIGYPQWLFAAIGHPVTWIGALIATLDRSLNRDGAPPPLRRLAGVLAILIIVAIAFAIGLLLQAACLALPFGIVPLAVLTSSLYAQRSLYSHVKDVAEELDHSLERGRASVGKIVGRDVSRLDEAGVSRAAIESLAENFSDGVIGPALATVLFGLPGALIYKSVNTADSMIGHRTMRHEAFGWASARLDDLLNLPAARLSAALIATGAAMTGGSLRAAISTSLRDAGAHASPNAGWPEAAMAGALDLRLGGPRAYGAHEVKGAWLGSGRSEATPADIRRALRIFSCAAATAICAFAGAALTMLSN from the coding sequence TTGCTCGCTGCTCTCGCGGATAATCTGGCGCTCGCCGCGCTCGGTCTGTCGATCGAGGCGGCGATCGGCTATCCGCAATGGCTCTTCGCGGCGATCGGCCATCCGGTCACTTGGATCGGCGCGCTGATCGCGACGCTGGATCGCTCGCTCAATCGCGATGGCGCGCCGCCGCCGCTGCGCCGTCTCGCCGGCGTCCTCGCGATTCTCATCATCGTCGCCATCGCTTTCGCGATCGGACTTCTGCTGCAGGCGGCCTGCCTCGCTCTGCCTTTCGGGATTGTCCCGCTCGCCGTGCTGACCTCGAGCCTCTACGCCCAGCGCAGCCTCTATTCGCATGTGAAGGATGTGGCCGAGGAGCTCGATCATTCGCTCGAGCGCGGCCGCGCCAGCGTCGGAAAAATCGTCGGCCGCGACGTCTCGCGGCTGGACGAGGCGGGCGTGAGCCGGGCGGCGATCGAAAGCCTCGCCGAGAATTTCTCGGACGGAGTCATCGGCCCGGCGCTCGCCACCGTCTTGTTCGGACTGCCCGGCGCGCTCATATACAAAAGCGTCAATACGGCCGACAGCATGATAGGCCATAGGACGATGCGACACGAAGCGTTCGGTTGGGCGAGCGCCCGATTGGACGATCTCCTCAATCTCCCGGCCGCGCGCCTCTCGGCGGCGCTCATCGCCACAGGCGCAGCAATGACGGGAGGCTCTCTCCGGGCCGCGATTTCGACCTCTCTGCGCGACGCGGGCGCGCACGCCTCGCCCAACGCCGGCTGGCCGGAGGCGGCGATGGCCGGCGCGCTGGATTTGCGGCTCGGCGGCCCGCGCGCCTATGGCGCGCATGAGGTGAAGGGCGCCTGGCTCGGTTCCGGGCGCAGCGAGGCGACGCCGGCGGATATTCGCCGCGCCTTGCGGATTTTCAGCTGCGCCGCGGCGACAGCGATCTGCGCTTTTGCAGGCGCCGCTCTGACGATGCTTAGTAATTGA
- a CDS encoding alpha/beta fold hydrolase yields MTEAYYSQKIHGPFEKQALGDFDLVSGEKIRDLEIAYATFGTLSPSRDNAVLFPSWYSGSSKILELAYVGPGRALDPEKYFIILVNQIGAGLSSSPSGTRAPFGAARFPQAEIADDVRAQHRLVTEIFGIERLALVLGGSMGAQQTYEWAVRFPEAVRRAAPIAGLARGTPHNRLLVQTFIDAIVSDPAFEEGWYERASRVHRGLRRHARLFAASGFSPALYNTRGFAELGFTTTDDFVTGFVENHFLPQDPNNLLLLLRKWRDADVSRNADGDLSAALGRIRADTSVIAIDEDGFFPLADIEAEQKLIPNSRLRRVSSPWGHLALFGADGAYNAAIDRHLAELLAA; encoded by the coding sequence GTGACCGAGGCTTACTACTCGCAGAAAATCCACGGCCCTTTCGAGAAACAGGCGCTCGGCGATTTCGATCTGGTGAGCGGAGAGAAAATTCGCGACCTCGAGATCGCCTACGCCACTTTCGGAACGCTCTCGCCGTCGCGCGACAACGCCGTGCTGTTTCCCAGCTGGTATTCCGGCTCGTCGAAAATTCTCGAGCTCGCCTATGTCGGCCCCGGCCGCGCGCTCGATCCAGAAAAATATTTCATCATCCTGGTCAATCAGATCGGCGCCGGCCTCTCCAGCTCGCCGAGCGGCACGCGCGCGCCCTTCGGCGCCGCGCGCTTTCCCCAGGCGGAGATCGCCGACGACGTGCGCGCGCAGCATCGTCTGGTGACGGAGATTTTCGGAATCGAGCGTCTCGCCCTCGTGCTCGGCGGCTCCATGGGCGCGCAGCAGACCTATGAATGGGCCGTGCGTTTTCCCGAGGCCGTGCGGCGCGCCGCGCCCATCGCCGGCCTCGCGCGCGGCACGCCGCACAATCGTCTGCTGGTGCAGACATTCATCGATGCGATCGTCTCCGATCCCGCCTTCGAGGAGGGCTGGTACGAGCGCGCCTCTCGCGTCCATCGCGGCTTGCGCCGACACGCCCGCCTCTTCGCGGCCTCCGGCTTCTCGCCGGCGCTCTACAACACGCGCGGCTTTGCAGAGCTGGGCTTCACGACGACCGATGATTTCGTCACCGGCTTCGTCGAAAATCACTTCCTGCCGCAGGACCCCAACAATCTTCTTCTGCTGCTCCGCAAGTGGCGCGACGCCGACGTCTCGCGAAACGCCGATGGCGATCTTTCGGCCGCGCTCGGCCGAATTCGCGCCGACACATCGGTCATCGCCATCGACGAAGACGGCTTCTTCCCGCTCGCCGACATAGAGGCCGAGCAGAAGCTCATTCCCAATAGCCGATTGCGCCGCGTGTCGTCGCCCTGGGGCCATCTCGCCCTCTTCGGAGCGGACGGCGCCTACAATGCGGCGATCGATCGTCATCTCGCCGAGCTGCTCGCCGCCTGA
- a CDS encoding amino acid kinase family protein, translating into MAHTTAELEAILMQRSLTDVELLAAADKAEDFRILPDASVIKIGGQSIIDRGRSAVYPLVDEIVTARKAHQMLIGTGAGTRARHLYSIAAGVGLPAGVLSQLGASVADQNAAMLGQLLAKHGISAVDGAGLSAVPLYLQEVNAVVFSGMPPYNLWMRPAAEGVIPPYRTDAGCFLIAEQFGCKAMIFVKDEQGLFTANPKTDKNAKFIPKITVDEMKDQGLQDSILEFPLLDLLKSARHIREVQIVNGLVPGNLTRALSGEHVGTIITAS; encoded by the coding sequence ATGGCACATACGACAGCGGAGCTAGAGGCGATCCTCATGCAGCGCTCGCTCACCGACGTGGAACTTCTCGCGGCGGCGGACAAGGCCGAGGATTTTCGCATCCTGCCGGACGCGTCGGTGATCAAGATCGGTGGCCAGAGCATCATCGATCGCGGTCGCTCGGCGGTTTATCCGCTGGTCGATGAGATCGTCACCGCGCGCAAGGCGCATCAGATGCTGATCGGCACGGGCGCCGGCACGCGCGCGCGCCATCTCTATTCCATAGCGGCGGGCGTCGGCCTGCCGGCGGGCGTGCTCTCGCAGCTCGGCGCCTCTGTCGCCGATCAGAATGCGGCGATGCTCGGACAGCTGCTCGCCAAGCACGGCATTTCCGCCGTGGACGGCGCCGGCCTCTCGGCAGTGCCGCTCTATCTGCAGGAGGTCAACGCCGTCGTGTTCAGCGGCATGCCGCCTTATAATCTGTGGATGCGTCCGGCGGCCGAAGGCGTCATTCCGCCCTATCGCACCGATGCGGGCTGCTTCCTCATCGCCGAGCAATTCGGCTGCAAGGCGATGATCTTCGTCAAGGACGAGCAGGGCCTCTTCACCGCCAATCCCAAGACCGACAAGAATGCGAAATTCATCCCCAAGATCACAGTCGACGAGATGAAGGATCAGGGCCTGCAGGATTCGATCCTCGAGTTCCCGCTGCTCGATCTGCTGAAATCCGCGCGTCACATCCGCGAGGTGCAGATCGTCAACGGCCTCGTCCCCGGCAATCTGACCCGCGCTCTTTCTGGAGAGCATGTCGGCACCATCATCACCGCGAGCTGA
- a CDS encoding amino acid kinase family protein, translating into MTHTYNIKHVASPLARQTLLDSELTRPVAGKRPIRVLPWLQVVKIGGRAIMDRGAEAILPLVEEIRKLMPEHRLLFLTGAGVRARHLYGVGLDLGLPVGSLAPLAASEAGQNGHILASLLAPEGVSYIEHPTIANQLAIHLSATRAVVGSAFPPYHHHEFPGSRIPPHRADTGAFLLADAYGAAGLTIVEDVDGLYTSDPNGPDGEKAQLIRETSFSELADHKGTLPFDRAMLEVMATARHIDHVQIVNGLVPGRLTAALRGEHVGTIIHTAARRNS; encoded by the coding sequence ATGACCCATACCTACAACATCAAGCATGTCGCCTCTCCGCTCGCGCGGCAGACCCTTCTCGACTCCGAGCTGACGCGGCCCGTCGCCGGCAAGCGTCCGATCCGCGTGTTGCCCTGGCTGCAGGTGGTGAAGATCGGCGGCCGCGCCATCATGGATCGCGGCGCCGAGGCGATCCTGCCGCTGGTGGAGGAGATCCGAAAGCTGATGCCCGAGCATCGGCTGCTCTTCCTCACCGGCGCCGGCGTGCGCGCGCGCCACCTTTATGGCGTCGGGCTCGATCTCGGCCTGCCGGTCGGCTCGCTGGCCCCGCTCGCCGCGAGCGAGGCCGGGCAGAACGGCCATATCCTCGCCTCGCTGCTCGCGCCGGAGGGCGTCTCCTATATCGAGCATCCGACCATCGCCAATCAGCTGGCGATTCACCTGAGCGCGACCCGCGCCGTGGTGGGCAGCGCCTTTCCGCCCTATCACCATCACGAGTTCCCGGGCTCGCGCATTCCGCCGCATCGGGCCGACACCGGCGCCTTTCTGCTCGCCGACGCCTATGGCGCCGCCGGCCTCACCATCGTCGAGGATGTGGACGGCCTCTACACGAGCGATCCCAACGGACCGGACGGCGAGAAGGCGCAGCTCATCCGCGAGACGAGCTTCTCCGAGCTCGCCGATCACAAGGGCACGCTGCCCTTCGACCGCGCCATGCTCGAGGTGATGGCGACCGCGCGCCATATCGATCATGTGCAGATCGTCAACGGCCTCGTCCCCGGCCGCCTCACCGCCGCTCTGCGCGGCGAACATGTGGGCACGATCATCCACACGGCCGCGCGCCGGAACAGCTGA
- a CDS encoding cobalt-precorrin-5B (C(1))-methyltransferase has translation MTDADSTTPPLRRGWTTGACATAAARAAFAALVSGREPPDPVEIGLPGGRRVAFALAQFIRGEDYAEAGVVKDAGDDPDVTHGALIRAKVRRAPAGAGVSFAAGPGVGVVTRPGLPLPPGEPAINPVPRAMMRQAIAEAAAELGAAPDAQIEISVENGEELARSTLNGRLGIIGGLSILGTTGIVVPYSCSAWIDSIHRGVDVALACGLDHIAATTGSTSEDAVRELYGLPEEALIEMGDFAGGLLKYLRKHTVPRVTIAGGFAKLTKLAQGRLDLHSSRSSIDLPDLAATARAAGAGEALCAAIEKANSALEAQATARAAGVDLAAPIAQRAWDTAAAALANPATALEIIVVGRDGAILASSGFRPAIRREDPQK, from the coding sequence ATGACAGACGCGGATTCGACGACCCCCCCGCTGCGCCGCGGCTGGACCACCGGCGCCTGCGCCACGGCGGCGGCGCGGGCGGCCTTTGCCGCGCTCGTCTCCGGGCGCGAGCCGCCAGATCCGGTGGAGATCGGCCTGCCGGGGGGAAGGCGCGTCGCCTTCGCGCTCGCGCAATTCATCCGCGGCGAGGACTATGCCGAGGCCGGCGTGGTGAAGGATGCGGGCGACGATCCCGACGTCACCCATGGCGCGCTGATCCGCGCAAAGGTCCGCCGCGCGCCGGCGGGCGCAGGGGTGAGCTTTGCCGCCGGCCCCGGCGTCGGCGTGGTGACGCGCCCCGGCCTGCCGCTGCCGCCGGGCGAGCCGGCCATAAACCCCGTTCCTCGCGCCATGATGCGGCAGGCGATAGCGGAAGCCGCCGCCGAGCTCGGCGCGGCGCCGGACGCCCAAATCGAGATTTCCGTCGAGAATGGCGAAGAGCTCGCGCGCTCGACGCTCAACGGACGGCTCGGCATTATCGGCGGGCTCTCCATTCTCGGCACCACGGGAATCGTCGTGCCCTATTCCTGCTCCGCCTGGATCGACAGCATCCACCGCGGCGTCGACGTCGCGCTCGCCTGCGGCCTCGACCATATCGCCGCGACTACCGGCTCCACCTCGGAGGACGCCGTGCGCGAGCTCTACGGCCTGCCGGAGGAGGCGCTGATCGAGATGGGCGACTTCGCCGGCGGCCTGCTGAAATATTTGCGCAAGCATACGGTCCCGCGCGTGACCATCGCCGGCGGCTTCGCCAAGCTGACCAAGCTGGCGCAGGGGCGACTCGACCTTCACTCCAGCCGCTCCTCGATCGATCTTCCCGATCTCGCGGCGACCGCCCGCGCGGCCGGCGCCGGCGAGGCGCTCTGCGCGGCGATCGAAAAAGCCAATAGCGCGCTGGAGGCGCAGGCGACCGCCCGCGCGGCGGGCGTGGACCTCGCCGCCCCGATCGCGCAACGGGCATGGGACACGGCCGCCGCCGCGCTCGCCAATCCGGCGACCGCGCTCGAGATCATCGTCGTCGGCCGCGACGGCGCCATACTCGCAAGCTCAGGCTTCCGCCCAGCGATTCGCAGAGAGGACCCTCAAAAGTGA
- a CDS encoding polyhydroxyalkanoate depolymerase, whose product MDRISYQFYEMMHLAFAPARAMSDATLTTFKNPFNPFSHTSVGRSVAAAAELFERMTRRYGKPIFDLPETLIDGVATPIVEEVVWERPFCRLLHFQRVFQGEAPRQSKLLIVAPMSGHYATLLRGTVEAFLPSHDVYITDWSDARSVPTEKGVFGLDDYVDYLIDALRFLSKRDDGVPLHTLGVCQASVPLVCAIAALDGEGGVDAPESMVLMGGPIDPRRSPTAVNRLAVERGVDWFHRNCIHTVPFPHAGLGRKVYPGFLQLSGFMAMNLERHVAAHFDMFNHLVEGDGDSAEKHRDFYDEYLAVMDLAAEFYLETVEKVFIRHEIPQGLLRHRGEIIDLSAIQRTALLTVEGEKDDISGVGQTYAAQELCANIPDVRKQHYLQEGVGHYGVFNGSRFRREIVPRIRDFFARVETYSS is encoded by the coding sequence ATGGACCGGATATCGTACCAGTTCTATGAGATGATGCACTTGGCTTTCGCCCCGGCGCGGGCGATGTCGGACGCTACTCTCACGACCTTCAAAAATCCGTTCAATCCCTTCTCGCATACGTCGGTAGGGCGCAGCGTCGCGGCGGCGGCCGAATTGTTCGAGCGCATGACGCGCCGCTACGGCAAGCCGATCTTCGACCTTCCCGAGACGCTGATCGACGGCGTGGCGACGCCCATCGTCGAGGAGGTGGTGTGGGAGCGGCCTTTCTGTCGGCTGCTGCATTTCCAGCGCGTCTTCCAGGGCGAGGCGCCGCGCCAATCCAAGCTGCTGATCGTCGCGCCGATGTCCGGCCATTACGCCACTCTGCTGCGCGGCACGGTGGAGGCCTTTCTGCCGAGCCATGACGTCTACATCACCGATTGGTCCGACGCGCGTTCCGTGCCGACCGAGAAAGGCGTCTTCGGCCTCGACGATTATGTCGATTATCTCATCGACGCGCTGCGCTTCCTGTCGAAGCGCGACGACGGCGTTCCCTTGCATACGCTCGGCGTCTGCCAGGCGTCCGTGCCGCTCGTCTGCGCCATTGCGGCGCTGGATGGCGAGGGCGGCGTCGACGCCCCCGAATCCATGGTGCTGATGGGCGGGCCGATCGATCCGCGCCGCAGCCCTACCGCGGTCAATCGTCTCGCCGTGGAGCGCGGCGTCGATTGGTTCCACCGCAATTGCATCCATACCGTGCCCTTTCCTCATGCCGGGCTCGGGCGCAAGGTCTATCCGGGCTTTCTGCAGCTCTCGGGCTTCATGGCGATGAATCTCGAGCGCCATGTCGCCGCGCATTTCGATATGTTCAACCATCTCGTCGAGGGCGACGGCGATTCCGCCGAGAAGCATCGCGACTTCTACGACGAATATCTCGCAGTCATGGATCTCGCCGCCGAGTTCTATCTCGAGACGGTCGAGAAAGTGTTCATCCGCCACGAGATTCCGCAGGGCCTGCTGCGTCATCGCGGCGAGATCATCGATCTTTCGGCCATACAGCGCACCGCTCTGCTGACGGTCGAAGGCGAGAAGGACGACATCTCCGGCGTCGGCCAGACCTATGCCGCGCAAGAGCTGTGCGCCAATATTCCAGACGTCCGCAAGCAGCATTATCTGCAGGAGGGCGTCGGCCATTATGGCGTCTTCAACGGCTCGCGTTTCCGCCGCGAGATCGTTCCGCGCATCCGCGATTTCTTTGCGCGGGTGGAGACCTATTCCAGCTGA